In the genome of Candidatus Bathyarchaeota archaeon, one region contains:
- a CDS encoding ECF transporter S component: MSYQTKRIAIATLFGAIIFITKALLPSPINKMLIGIHALMLALGTLLLKKQGATFVSLIGGVLTALWNVAFAPFTLFFALLYGLLVDAFFLLFRIDVAHGEVKATKVVTAMTMSTSLVGFASYYVTVHLPSTRALMALIPRSLPLEVLILVMGTISGAVAGYFASLIWNSHLKNLRL, from the coding sequence TTGAGCTACCAGACGAAGAGGATAGCTATCGCTACTCTTTTTGGGGCTATAATATTCATTACTAAGGCTTTACTCCCTTCTCCGATAAATAAGATGTTAATTGGTATCCATGCTCTAATGCTTGCTCTTGGAACCCTTCTATTAAAGAAACAGGGCGCAACTTTTGTTTCATTGATTGGTGGTGTGCTAACAGCCTTGTGGAATGTGGCTTTTGCCCCCTTTACCTTATTCTTTGCTCTTCTGTATGGTTTGTTAGTGGATGCATTTTTCTTACTTTTCAGAATTGATGTCGCACATGGTGAAGTCAAAGCAACCAAAGTGGTGACTGCAATGACTATGAGCACTTCGCTTGTCGGATTCGCAAGCTATTATGTGACTGTTCATCTGCCCAGCACGCGCGCGCTGATGGCATTGATACCTAGAAGTCTTCCATTAGAAGTTTTGATATTAGTTATGGGAACTATCAGTGGTGCTGTAGCTGGTTACTTCGCTTCATTAATCTGGAACAGCCATCTTAAAAATCTCAGACTTTGA